TGGGTGCGGCGGGCGTAGGCGCGGGCGGCGCGGGCGCGGTCGCCGCAGCGGGTGGAGCACCACTGGCGGCGGCCCTGGCGGAGCAGGTAGCGGTTGCAGGGCGGGGAGCCGCAGGCGGTGAGGCGTTCGGCCTCGGGGGACGTGAGGAGGTCTGCCGCGTCGGCGGCGAGGGCGGCCAGGGCGTGGTCGACGATCTGGGTGGTGGGGTGGGGGGTGGCGCGGTAGGGGCCGTTTTTGTCGTCCCACTGCAGCAGCGGGGCTGTGGGGACGCGGGTCATGGCGTCATTGATGGCCGTGACGGCCGCAGGAAGGGCGGGGAGTCCTGCGGCGCGGGCGGCGAACAGCGACCTGATCTGTTCGCGCAGCGAGCGCAGCTGTGACGCACACATGTCCAGCATGCCGGCGTCGACCGGTGCGAGACCGCGCTCGGTCAGCCACCGGTTGGTCTGCGCGGGAGTCCCCAAGCGATCGGCCGTGTGGCCGCCGGGCATTGCCATCGCGCTGTTGACGAGAGCGAGGGACAGGTGCTCTTCCTCTCCCTGTGCGGGCGGCGGGGCGGGCTCTTCGATCACGGACTCCTCCATTTCTCTCATGGTACGGCTTGCATGCTTCCGTGAGAAACGGTTACGGTCGTCTCACGGTTCAAGCGATACTTATCCGTGAGGTGCTTTCTACGTGTCTTCTCTGTCCGCAATGACCGACCAGTTCGCGGTCCGTGTCTTCGGCGGCCCGACCGCCCTCTTCGAATACGGCGGTCTGCGTTTCCTGACCGACCCGACCTTCGACGGTCCCGGCGACTTTCAGGCGCCCGCCGTGGTCCTGACCAAGACCGCCCCTTCCGCCGGCGCGCCCGCCGACCTCGGCCCCATCGACGTGGTGCTCCTCTCGCACGACGAACACGCCGACAACCTGGACACCTCCGGCCGGACCCTGCTTGCGGACGTACCCCTCACCCTGACCACCCCCGGGGGCGGCCAGCGCCTCGGCGAGAAGGCCACGGGCCTGGCGGACTGGCAGTCCATCGACCTCGACCGCCCCGACGGCGGCACGGTCACCGTCACGGGCGTCCCCGCCATCCACGGCCCCGGCCCGCGCGAGGAGGTCGAGCCGATCTGCGGCGAGGTCGTCGGTTTCGTCCTGACCGGGGAAGGTCTGCCCACGGTCTACGTCAGCGGCGACAACGCCTCCCTCGACGCGGTCAAGGAGATCGCTGAGCGCTTCGCCCCGGTGGACACCGCCATCCTCTTCGCCGGAGCCCCCCGCTTCGCCGAGGTCTTCGACGGAAGGGTGATCGTCCTCGACAGTGCCATGGCGGCCGAAGCTGCCCGCCTCCTCGGCGCCCGCCGTGTGGTGCCCGTCCACTACGACAGCTGGGCCCACTTCACCGAGGGCCGTGACGAGCTGGAAGCCGCGTTCACCGCCGCCCGTCTGGCCGACCGCCTGGACTGGGGCCGGCGCCCCTGAGCCAGCCCGCACAAGGGCTTCGCGTAACCGGCGTTCAGGCACGGGTAGAGGGACCACCAGTAGCACGCTGCGGAAACACCGAAGCAGTGATGCGGCATCGTTCACGACACTCCCGCCCCAGACCCTGACTCGGCTTGCCGTTGTCCCTCTCGGGCGCGGCTGGCTGTCGTGCTCTTGTCGGCCGAGGGCTGTGGATGTCGCGGATGGGGTTGCGGTCACCGAGGACGGAGAGCGGCGTGGCGCCGGAGCGGACCAGACAGCCGACGAGGTGACCGACCAGAAGAGGAGCACGGAAGTGTCGCCTGGTGACCACCAGAGGACCGCTGTCCGTGGGCCGAACACATCCACATCCTGAGGCGCGCCGGGATGGTCTGGTCCGTCATGGATCCGCAGAGTGCCGCCGCGCGGGCGTCACACACCGGTCGTCGTCTCGCGGGCCGCGAAAGCGGCCGGAGTGAGACCGGTGCGGTCGCGGAAGAAGCGGCCGAAGTTCGCGGGATCGGTGAAGCCGAGGTGAGCGGCTACGGCCCGGGCGTCCCACCGGGCACCTCCCAGCAGGCGCCGGGCTTCGAGCAGGCGCCGCTCGTCGATGAGCTCACGCACCCCCTTGCCCGTGGCGTCCCGGGCGGCGCGGCTGAGGGTGCGGACCGAACAGCCGAGCAACTCGGCGTAGTCCGCGGCTTGGTGCAGCTCACGGAAGTTCAGCTCCAGGGCGTCCACGAACCGTCCGTAGGTGACACCACGGCCCGTACGGGCCGTCGTGTCGGCAGGGGTGATGCCGGGGGAGTTGGCGAGGCGCAGCAACAGCGATTCGAGCAGGCTGCGGCGCAGGGCGTGGTGGATGTCGAGGGGGCGGCGTCCGAGTGCGCGGTGTTCGTCCAGGAGCTGGCGTGCCGTCTGCTGGAGCCAGGCGGCGTCGTCGGGGTGCGGGCTCAGTACGGCCGGGGCGTCGTGCGCGGTGAGCGGGGCCAGGAGGCGGGCGGTGCCGGGCGTCAGCACGTCCGGCTCGAACAGGATGAACGGGCCGCGGGCGGTGCCGGGCGGATGCCAGCACTGCGTATGTCCGGGACGCACCCACAGCCACTGGCCGGCAGCGGTGCTCCGCGTGACGTGGTCGACGTCGTGCCGCAGCTCGCCCTCGGTAACCGCGATGAGGTAGTGGAAGGTGGCCCGGCCCGGGCGGGGAGGGTTCCACGGCCAGTTGTCGTGCTCGGCGAAGAAGTCCTCGACGGTACTCACCTCAAGCCCGTAGGGAGTGCCGACCGGGGGCTGGAAACCGTAGAGCGGAACCGTGGCCCGTCCGGCCCGGTCGCTCGGCATGCGGTGTCGCTTGTCGACCATCACGTGTCCGCAGCCTACCGCCCCTCTGTGTCTGTTCCGGGGCAAGGATGGACTGTGCCGCCGCGACCGCGCGACGCGCCCTCCGCGTCCTTCGACGCCGCAGCCCATCACCGCCTCAAGGAAGACAAAACGACGTGATGAACGGATCAACCGTGCAGAAGACCGCCGCCGACTGCGCGGAGGAACTTCCCGGAGCCCACCTGGAGTACCCCTTCGGCCCGGACTGGGAGGTCTACAAGGTCCGCGGCAAGGTGTTCATGCTGATGACCGAGGTCCCCGGGCGTCCCGTCGTGATCCTCAAGGCGGACCCCGGCGAGGCCCTCGCCCTGCGGGAACACAACAGCCACATCACCCCCGGCTACCACATGAACAAGAAGCACTGGATCACTCTGGAGGGCGGGGAAGGCGTCGACAAGGCGCTCGTCAGGGAGCTTGTCACCGACTCCTACCGGCTCGTCGTCGCTCACCTGCCCAAGGCCGAGCAGCCCGTCGACCCGCGCACCTACGGCGGCGGAACGCGGGCGGCCCGGTGAGCGCGGCCGGGGACCGGCTCCAGGACACCGCCCGCCGGGCGGCCCTCGCGCTGCCCGGGACGGACCACGGTTACCCCTTCACGGAGCACCTGGACGTGTACAAGGTCGCGGGCAAAGTGTTCCTGATCGTCACCGACGACCCGGACGAGCAGATCATCACGGTCAAGTGCGAACCCGAACGCGCCCGCGCGCAAGTACGCGGCTACACCTCGATCACACCGGGCCGCTATCTCGACAAACGGCACTGGATCTCCCTGGGGCCGGGACCCGGCATCACCGAACGACTGGTCACCGAGGCGGTCGAGGATTCCTACGACCTGGTCGTGCGGCTGCCGAGACCGACTCCTTGAGCGCGTCGGGCGCGCAGCAGGCACGACCGCTTGTGGGGTCACTTGGTCACCGAGCCGCCACCGGATGGCGGGGCGTCGGCACTGGTGAAGAACTGCCAGAGGGTGACCACTGCGACAAGCTGCGCCAAGATCCACGCGATCTGCAAGGAGAAGAACCGCATCTGGTAGACGGACAGCAACAGTTGGGTCCGGGACGGCCAGAAGGCACGCTCAGCGCGGAAGGTATCGAGGTCCATCGCCAGGGCCGTGAGGGTGAGGACGAGCAGGACCGCCGCTGCCGCGAGCGCGAGGATGTCCTGTTCCTCGCCGAGCAGATGGTTGCCGACGGCGAAGAGGCCGACCGGTACGGCGTACGCGACGGCCAGGGGCAGCGCCTTCACCGGGCCGCGCCGGCCGGGGAGCCGGCGCCACAGCGCGCCGAGGAGGAAGCCCGCCCAGGCGAAGGCGAACACCCAGGAGGCGACCGACCACACCACCTCGGGGAAGCCGAACGGGTCGTACAGCGTGCCGTTGAGCGCATCGCCGCGCAGCGTCTGCGCCCAGGTCAGGAACCCCGCGAAGGGTACGGAGACGAGCGCGGCGTACCGGGCGGCCCGCGTCGCGTTGCCCCACCAGGTGTCCCGGGGTCCGAGCGCGAGGACCGCGTCCACGACCGTGACGCCCGGCGGGAGTTCACGCTCCGACGCCGCCCCGCCCGGCCCGCTCTGCCACTGACGGAGGTTTCTCAGCTCCTCCTCGATCCCCTCGCGGTCGACCACGCCTTCGTCGGCCTGCCCGTGGTCGAGTCGGCGGAGCTTGGCGAGCCCCTCCCGGTGCTCCCGTGCCGCCGTGAGCAGAACGGCGCGGTCCGCCGGTGTCACCACATTCCCGAGCCGCGGCTTGTTTCCGGCCCGCCGGTACAGCACTGCCCGCCGCGACCCCACGCGCAGGCACACGGCCAGGGCGGCCAGGTCCACGAAGAACCAGAGCAGCGCGGGCACGCTGTTTGCCGCGTAGATCCCGAGGAACAGCACCACGACGGCCGGGTAGGAGACCATCAGCAACCAGCGCTCCACGGGCCCCGGTTCGGTACGCAGCACCGGGAGCCGCCCGGCGGGCGCCGAGAAGTCCGTACGCCGGCGCGAGGCCACGTGCAGGAACGCGAGCATGGCCAGGGCCGTCAGGACCCACAGCTTGCCCGTCCACCAGTCCTGCGCCTGATCGGCGGACCACAGCAGACCGCTGCGCAACTCGGCCTGGTGCCAGGCCCCGTATCCCGTGTGCCGGGAGATGAAGGTGCCGTCGCTCCATCGGAGCACGTACGTCGGGTCGACGAAGGCACTCGGCCAGCTGCCCCGCAGCCAGTCGCGCTCCTTCGCGACGGCCTGGCACGCACCGATCATGAGTACACCGCCGACGGAGACGGCGAGCGCCCTGCTGAGGGGGAAGTCCGCACTTGTATCGCGGAGGAGCCTGCCGTCGCGCAACAGCCGCCAGGCAGCGGCCCACGTGCCCAGCGCCAGGAGCGTGAACGACGCGAGGGCAGCCGCGGCGACGGACGCCACGGTGTACCAGGCATGGCCGTGCGCCTCGGGGCGGACGAAGGTCGGGGCGTGCAGTCCGACCGCGCTCGGCAGCACCCCGGGCACCGCTGCCACCAGCGCGAGCACGATGCCGACGACGCGCAGACGGCGCCGCGCACCGGCGAACAGCAGCAGGACCACGCCCGCCAGCGCCGTCAGCCACCACGCGTGTACGGCAAGACGTGCCTGCTGGGCCCATTCGTCAGGGTCTTCGAACGCACCTGCGGCGACGAACAGCATCTCGTCCGCGTTGGCCAGCAGGGAAAGACAGAACAGGGCCGCACCCCAGTTGCTCAGGTTGGCCGTGACCCGCTGCTCGACCGGGTCGAGCAGCCGATGCCGGCTCCGGTGAAGGACCGCCGCCCGCCACAGCGCTCCGGCGACCAGGAGGTCCCAGAGCAAGTACCCCGCCGCGTTGAGGACTCCGAAAGGCGCGTTGTCGTCCTGCGCGGACCAGCGCCGGGGCCAGGACGGCTCGATCCGTACGGTGACGGGCCGCTCCGGCGCCACGGAGGTCCACAGCAGCCCGTGGGCGCCTTCGCCCCGGGTGGCACGCGGCGTCGCCATGGAGACTCCCGGCCGGCCGGGGTCCACGACGACGCTCTGCCAGCGCACGGCACCCAGGATCTTCGGAGGCGTGAACCGTACCCCCCACCATGCCGGCCGTACGTCGATGGTCCACGGCCCGACGAGGAGCTTCCGCCGCTCGTCCACCCAGGCGTGGGTACGGATCTCCACGGTCACCGACCGGGCTCCAGGCTCCACGACGGGGTCGTGCGACCGCCACTCCTCCCAGCGCGTGTCGAACCGCCAGTCCCCCCGTACCAGACACCGCATCGCCAGCCGGTACCCCTCGCTCGACGGCCCGAACAGCAACTTGTCGGCATGCGTCCAGGACATCGGAACGGTGACGGTCAGATCACTGGTCACCTTCGTGTACGTCCGGCCCTCGTGGTCGAACGCGATCCGGGCCCGGCCGGTCGTACCTTTGAGCCCCCGTTCGGCACAGTCGGGCACGGTGAGCACGTTGTCCGCCCGCGCGACGACCGGCAGCCCTTCGGACCGACCGACGTCCGGCCACAGGAGCATCTGCCCGCCGAGAAACCCGCACAGGAGCACGAACAGCAGAGCCGCCCCCCGACACCCGCGCACCTGGTCAACCGCCCCCTAACCGTGGACCCGACCGATTCACCATGCGGCACCCCCGCGGGTACGCAGCCCTGGAAGCTTTCCCTTCTCGCCGAACGTTCATGGCAAACTTCGCGCGATGTTGTGAGCGCCAGCGGCCGTGCAGGGACGCGGGCCGCAGCCTTGATGGGTGATCAGTGCCGTCCGGCAGAACCAGGGTGCGGCCCAACGGCCCGCCTCAGAGCGACGGACGAGGCGCTGGATCGGTAGCGGAGAGCCGGTAGGAACGCACGACGGCGACCACACATGCGGACAGGAGTCCGGCCAGACAGCCGCCGAGTCCGCTCAGCGCGTCCAGGGGGGATCCCCCTCCCTCCGCACCGCGCGGCGGCACCCGGCCCTTCACGTCGTACACGACGGCGATCGCGTCACCAGGCCGGGTGTTCTGCTCGCAACCGCGCCAGATGCAGACCT
This is a stretch of genomic DNA from Streptomyces hawaiiensis. It encodes these proteins:
- a CDS encoding CGNR zinc finger domain-containing protein; the protein is MEESVIEEPAPPPAQGEEEHLSLALVNSAMAMPGGHTADRLGTPAQTNRWLTERGLAPVDAGMLDMCASQLRSLREQIRSLFAARAAGLPALPAAVTAINDAMTRVPTAPLLQWDDKNGPYRATPHPTTQIVDHALAALAADAADLLTSPEAERLTACGSPPCNRYLLRQGRRQWCSTRCGDRARAARAYARRTQSGKTT
- a CDS encoding MBL fold metallo-hydrolase is translated as MTDQFAVRVFGGPTALFEYGGLRFLTDPTFDGPGDFQAPAVVLTKTAPSAGAPADLGPIDVVLLSHDEHADNLDTSGRTLLADVPLTLTTPGGGQRLGEKATGLADWQSIDLDRPDGGTVTVTGVPAIHGPGPREEVEPICGEVVGFVLTGEGLPTVYVSGDNASLDAVKEIAERFAPVDTAILFAGAPRFAEVFDGRVIVLDSAMAAEAARLLGARRVVPVHYDSWAHFTEGRDELEAAFTAARLADRLDWGRRP
- a CDS encoding helix-turn-helix domain-containing protein, giving the protein MMVDKRHRMPSDRAGRATVPLYGFQPPVGTPYGLEVSTVEDFFAEHDNWPWNPPRPGRATFHYLIAVTEGELRHDVDHVTRSTAAGQWLWVRPGHTQCWHPPGTARGPFILFEPDVLTPGTARLLAPLTAHDAPAVLSPHPDDAAWLQQTARQLLDEHRALGRRPLDIHHALRRSLLESLLLRLANSPGITPADTTARTGRGVTYGRFVDALELNFRELHQAADYAELLGCSVRTLSRAARDATGKGVRELIDERRLLEARRLLGGARWDARAVAAHLGFTDPANFGRFFRDRTGLTPAAFAARETTTGV
- a CDS encoding MmcQ/YjbR family DNA-binding protein; the encoded protein is MNGSTVQKTAADCAEELPGAHLEYPFGPDWEVYKVRGKVFMLMTEVPGRPVVILKADPGEALALREHNSHITPGYHMNKKHWITLEGGEGVDKALVRELVTDSYRLVVAHLPKAEQPVDPRTYGGGTRAAR
- a CDS encoding MmcQ/YjbR family DNA-binding protein, with the translated sequence MSAAGDRLQDTARRAALALPGTDHGYPFTEHLDVYKVAGKVFLIVTDDPDEQIITVKCEPERARAQVRGYTSITPGRYLDKRHWISLGPGPGITERLVTEAVEDSYDLVVRLPRPTP
- a CDS encoding DUF6185 family protein, with product MRGCRGAALLFVLLCGFLGGQMLLWPDVGRSEGLPVVARADNVLTVPDCAERGLKGTTGRARIAFDHEGRTYTKVTSDLTVTVPMSWTHADKLLFGPSSEGYRLAMRCLVRGDWRFDTRWEEWRSHDPVVEPGARSVTVEIRTHAWVDERRKLLVGPWTIDVRPAWWGVRFTPPKILGAVRWQSVVVDPGRPGVSMATPRATRGEGAHGLLWTSVAPERPVTVRIEPSWPRRWSAQDDNAPFGVLNAAGYLLWDLLVAGALWRAAVLHRSRHRLLDPVEQRVTANLSNWGAALFCLSLLANADEMLFVAAGAFEDPDEWAQQARLAVHAWWLTALAGVVLLLFAGARRRLRVVGIVLALVAAVPGVLPSAVGLHAPTFVRPEAHGHAWYTVASVAAAALASFTLLALGTWAAAWRLLRDGRLLRDTSADFPLSRALAVSVGGVLMIGACQAVAKERDWLRGSWPSAFVDPTYVLRWSDGTFISRHTGYGAWHQAELRSGLLWSADQAQDWWTGKLWVLTALAMLAFLHVASRRRTDFSAPAGRLPVLRTEPGPVERWLLMVSYPAVVVLFLGIYAANSVPALLWFFVDLAALAVCLRVGSRRAVLYRRAGNKPRLGNVVTPADRAVLLTAAREHREGLAKLRRLDHGQADEGVVDREGIEEELRNLRQWQSGPGGAASERELPPGVTVVDAVLALGPRDTWWGNATRAARYAALVSVPFAGFLTWAQTLRGDALNGTLYDPFGFPEVVWSVASWVFAFAWAGFLLGALWRRLPGRRGPVKALPLAVAYAVPVGLFAVGNHLLGEEQDILALAAAAVLLVLTLTALAMDLDTFRAERAFWPSRTQLLLSVYQMRFFSLQIAWILAQLVAVVTLWQFFTSADAPPSGGGSVTK